GGTGATGGATAGAGGCCGGTGTCGTCGAAGGCGGGCACCCCGCTGCCGGTCGGCAGGAACACCCCGGCGTAGACCGTGTTCATCACCCGCACGGCCTCCTGACGGGCGTCCTCGGCCGCCTTCTGCCCGGCGACGTTGGTGACCGCGCGGCGCGGATCCAGCAGGGCCCCTTCGAGATCCGGGGGGCCGGATGGCGGTTGCGAGATCGAGGCCCGCAGCGTCTCCGCCGCGTCGTTGGCCTCGCCGAGCCGGTGGCCCACTTCGGCCATCACATCGGACAGGTGCCGGCCCAGTTCCTCGAACGCGCGCACCGCACCGGCGGCGGTGGTCGCCGCGCGGCCGCGCCAGCCGTCGGCCGCCGCGTCGCGAATCTCGGCGTGCGCCTGCTCCACCGCCTCCGCGACGGCCGTCGCCGCACCCTCCCAGGCCTGCCGGCCCGCGGTCAGCACGGTCGGATTCAGCTGTGCCACACCACGATGGATGTCCGCGTAGGCGAGATGCTCGAAAACCTCCGCGGTGGGCGCGTAATCGGGATCGGTCCGGTCGGTGGCGCCGGGGCCGTCGATCTTATGCATGCGCGATCCCCGCTCCGTCCGACGCGAAATCCGTTGCGGCGCCGAGCCGCCCGATGGCGGTGGCCATCGCGGTGTCGTGATCGGTGTAGGCGGTGGCGCCGGCGCGCAGGGTCTGCGCCAGCCGACGCGCGGCATCGGCGTAGTCCTGCAACCGATCGGCGGCCTGCACCGCCTTCTCCTCGAAGCCGTGCCGCAGCGCGTCGCCGGATCCGAAACCGCCGAAACCGGGCAGCGACACCGCCGTTCGCACGATCCGCAGCTGTGCCTCGATCTGGTCGGCGAGCTCGTCGTAGCGATGCGCGCAGCGCTCCATCGTGCCGTCGGCGACGAGCATCCCGTCGACCCACAGCTCACCGTCGCCGACCGCGCGCGTCAGTGCCGCGACGTCGTTGCGCAGACTCCCGGGCTCCTGTGATTGCACCGGTCCCCCTTGTTCGTCGGGCTCACCTCATCGGCGCCGCACCGGCTGCGCCACCACGACATCCCGAATCCACTCGATGATATCGGCGGTCACCTGGGCATGCACCGGTTCGTGGAGCAGATCGTGCCCGGCGTCGGCATACTCGCGGAACCTGGCCAGCGGCTGCTGCCCGGTCCAGCCCCGTACCGGCTCGATCGGTGCGCGCCGGTCGTCGGACCCGTGCAGGATCAGCGCCGGCACCCCCTCCTGCATGTCGGGGACGACGACGGTCGCCCGCTCCGGGACCCCGGAGGCCACCACGCCCGCGCACGCGAACCGGCCGTACAGCGCGGTGCCCGCGCCGAGTGAATGACCCACCACGACCAGCGGCAGATTCGGCCGCGCGGACCGGATCAGGTCGAGCAGCTGCTGGGCGTCGACCGCGAGATCGTCCACCACACCGGGTGATTCGGGATCACCCTCGCTGAGACCCTGACCCGCGGTATCCAGGCCCCACACCTCGAATTGCGCCGCGCCCAGAGCGCGTGCGAACCGATGGTAGTGACCCGTGTGCTGGCCGATCCCCGGCAGCAGTGCGACCACCACCTCCGGATCCTCGACCGCCCACCGCCGATAATGCATCCGGCCACGGGCACCCTCGAAAAACGGCATTACCAACTATCCTTTCGAAGCCGCTTGTTGCGCCGAACATCATCCGGCGTTCAACCCCCCGTCGCCAACCCCCGCCGTATCGGGACCGCGACGAGCTCGAGGGGCACGACCGGTCCGGCCGGCCTCAGCCGCCGAGTCGCGCGCGCACCAGTTGCGGGCCCGCGGTCGCGGTCGGTGGCCGCCCCAGGTAGCGCTGTGCCAGCGCTACCGCGGGGACGTTTTCCATCACACGGAATCCGTTGTCCTGCAACAGTTCCGAGACATCATCAGGGGTGAAGAAGCTGATCCAGCGTTCCCCGATGGCAGCCAGCCGGCGATCCCGCGCGGCGGCCGCCGCCTGCTGTTCCGGCGTCGGATCCGGCCGTGGCAGACCATAGTCGAAGACAACTTCGCTGCCACCGGCGAGCCCGCCGAGCGCCCGAAGTGTGTCCGAGATCGCGTCGGCGGTGAGGTACACGGTGACCCCCAGCCAGATCACGAACACCGGGCTGCGTTCGTCGAGACCGGCTGCGGGCAGGGCCGATTCGAGTGCGTCGCGCTCGAAGTCGACCGGTACGTACGTCACCGACGCCGGGACCTCGATACCCGCGTCCGCGAGCCGCTGCCGCTTCCACTCCTGGGTGGCCGGATGGTCCACCTCGAACACCCGCAGCCCCGGGAACGGATTGCGGTAGGCGAAGGTGTCCAGGCCCGCGCCCAGCACCACCACCTGGCCGACGCCGGCCTCGACCGCCTCGGCCAGCGCGTCCTCGGCGTACCGGGACCGCGCCGCGATGAACAGGCGCATCCGCCGGCGCGCGTCCTCGTCGAGGTACTCACCCGCCGCGCCGTCGCCGGCGATGACCCGGGCCAGCGGGTCACGGAAGACCGCACCGCGCTCGAGTTCCTGATGGTCCGCGCGATACCGTGCGGCGCTGTAGGCGGTGCGGCTCGGTTCTCCGGTCTGCACGGGCACTCCTTTTGCTACGCTCGGGGCGAGCCTACCGATATCCCGCCGCGTTCGGGGCCGCTACCGACGCGCGGTGGCGACACACCCCCCGCGCGCCACGCCGTGCGACCTCGACTGATTACGCTGGTCGCGACCGACGCACGCCAAGGTGCGACGGCCGCGTGCGGGTGTCCGGACACAGGAGGCCGCGAGTGATGCTGTTCGGTGATCGGGTCGTGTGCACCGCCGGTGATCTGGCGGCCGCGGCTCGATGCGAGTTCGCGCTGTTGCGCGCGCTCGACGCCGAAGTGGGTCCGATGTCGTCGGGCCCCGCGGCCGTTCCCGAACCGGTCGAAACACGGGAGCTATCGGACAGCGAACTATTCGGCGCCGGTCATACCGGCGACGCCGACCGGGTGGTCCGTATCGCGCCACCGGCCGCCGGCTCCCCCGGCGATTCGGTCGCCGCCCGGCTCGAGGCCCACCGGCGCACCCTCGACGCCCTGCACGCCGGGGCGGATGTCGTCCTCGGCGCAACCTTCCTCGACGGTGATTTCGTCGCCACCGCCACCGCGTTGGTCCGCCTGCCCGCCACCGGTCCCCATCAGATGCACCCGCCGCTGCCGACCCCGGGCAACGAGTCGTCCCTCGACACGCCGCCCCTGGTGCCCGGCCCGGTGGTCCCTCGGATCGACGGCGGTGGTTCATCGGGAACGGTCGCCGGCCGTTCCGAAGCGCACTCGTTCGGCGATTTCCCGGCTATTTCTTTTCCGGAGTCGTTCGTGCCGGAACCCGCGGCATCGGTTCCCGGCGATCCGGCGCACACCCGATCGGTGCCGGGCGAGTATGCGGGGACCGCGACCGGTCCGTTCACGACCGCCGAGCTCGAACGCGGTACGGCCGCGCGGTATTTCGCCGGCCGGCCGGCCGAATTCCGGATCCGCGAATTCGATACCGACCGGCCGGATGGTGATGTGTCACCACAGCGGAGTGCGCACGCCGCGGGTACGGACGTCGCGGGTACGGACGTCGCGAGTGCGAACGTCGCGAGTGCGAACGTCGCGAGTGCGAACGTCGCGAGTGCGAACGTCGCGAGTGCGAACGCCACGGGTGCGGACGTCGCGAGTGCGAACGCCACGGGTGCGGACGTCGCGGGTGCGGACGTCGCGGGTGCGGGCATCGCGCGTGCGGGCATCGCGAGTGCGGGCATCGCGCGTGCGGGCATCGCGCGTGCGGGCATCGCGGGTGCGCACGGAGCAAGCACCGACCGAGCGGGTGCGGTCGAAGTTGGTGCCGACTCCACAGGTGCGGACGGAGTCGGTGCGGTCGGTGCGGGTGCGGTCGGTGCGGGTGCGGACCGAGCCGGTGCGCAAGGAGCAGGTGCGGATCGAGTCAGTGCAGGTGCCGACGCCGCGGGTGCGGACGAGTCCGGCGGGCGTCCGGAGCGTGAGGCGATGCATCCGGCGCAGGGGATGTTCGAGGTGCCCGGGATACCGGCGGAGGTGGAGCCGGGCCGGGTCGACGGGCAGTGGACGATGTCGATGCTGGTCGGCGACGGGTATGCCGTGGACCGGATCATCGACGGAGATGCGTTGGGGGCCACCGGTTCCGGTGTGGTCGATCAGCCGGTCGAGGAGCCCGTGGCCGACGGCGACGCGCACGACGGGGACCGTTATCTGCTGTACGCGGCGGTGCGCGGCGACGGTGAGGTGGCCGCGCTGATCGAACTGGCCGCCTGCGCGGAGATGTTGCGGCGCAACGGTTTCGTGGCCGATCCGGAGGTCCGGCTGCTGTTGCCGGACGGCACCCGGCGGGCCCGGTCGCTGGACCGGGCGGTGACGGTGTACGCCGCGCGCCGCCGCCGGCTGGAGCGCATCCTCGACGAGAAACAGAACGAACTGCTGCCGGTGCAGTGGGGTGATCGCCGCTATCTGGCGTGCGGGCGATGCCCGACCTGTACCGCCGAACTGGTGGCCGGGCGCGATCTGCTCCTGGTCGCCGGGATGCGACCGGCGGTCCGGGCGCAGTTGCGCGAGGCCGGGATCACCACGGTCGAGCGGCTGGCCGCCGCCGACGGGGCCGTCACCCGGGTCGCGGCGCACACCTTCGGCGCGCTGCGGCGGCAGGCCGAACTCCAGGTGCAGCGCGAGCGGACCGGCCGCGCCGCCTACACGGTGACCGACGCGAACGCCCTCGGCACGCTGCCGGACCCCTCGCCCGGTGACGTGTTCCTCGCCGTCGCCGGATCCTCGGCCGGCGTCGGCGTACTCGCCGCGCACACGCCGGAGGGCGGTTCGCCCGCGCTGTTGTTCCATCCGTTCGATGTGTACGACGATCCGGCGACGCTGCCGCAGTTCCTGATCGACCGCTGCCAGCGCCATCCCGGCCTGCGGATCTACCACTACCGCAGCGATGCCCGGCGACTGCTGACCGAACTGTCGGCCCGCTACGGCGCCGACGAGGACGCCACCGCCGAACTGCTGGGCCTGCTGGTCGATCTGTATCCGGTGGTGCGCACCGCGACGATCATCGGCCTGCGGTCCTACGATCTGCCGGCGGTGGTCGCGCACCTCGCCGCGGAAACCGGTCCGGCGGGCGAGGATCCGGAGTCGGACTGTGCCCGGTTGCGCTGGTTACGCGGCCGGCTCGGCGAACTGGCTGCGGCGCACCACATTCCGCTGGGGCACGCGCCGATCACCACGGTCGCCGAGCCGGTACCCGCCGTCGAGGCCGCGCTGCGGGAATTCGCCCTGTCCACCGGGCCGGACGACGGCACCGACCTCGGCGCCGACCGGGCGCCGGGCCGCCGGGCGGCCGCCCTGATGGCCGCGGTACTCGGCTATCACCGGCGGGAACGGCAGCCGCTGCACTGGGCGCACGCCGATCGGCTGCACGGCCCGGTGGACGAATGGGACGACGCCCCGGGCGTGCTGGTGTCGGACTGGGGCAGCGTGGACACCAAATGGCACAGCACCGGCCGCCCGCCGATGCGCCGCTATCTGACCCTCACCGGCCGGCTCGGCAGCGGCAGCACCCCGTCGCCGGGTTCGCCGGTGCTGACCCTCTACGACCGGCCCGCGCCGGGTATGCGCGCCGAACCCGGCCGCCGGGCCGTGGCCCGCGCCACCATCCTCGGCTGCGCGCTGGACGGCAATTTCGACGATGCGGTCCGGATCGAGGAGCAGTTGCCCGGCGACTGCGACCCGTACGACGAACTACCGGTCGCGATCGTGCCCGGTCCGCCCGGTCGCGACGAGAACATCGCGGCCACACTGGAATTCACCGCACACCAACTGCTGGTCAGCCTGCCCGGGATACCGGCCACCGCGGCCTTCGATCTGCTGTGCCGGCGGCCGCCGCGGCGGCGTTCCGGCGCCGCGCTGCCCGAGGTGTTCGGCGACCACGCGGCCGCGATCACCGCCGCGGTACTCGACCTGGACGATTCGTATCTGGCGGTGCAGGGCCCGTCCGGCACCGGGCGGACCGATACCGCGGCGCGGGTGATCGAGCGGCTGGTCACCCGGCACAAATGGCGCATCGGCGTTGTGGCGCAGACCCATTCGACCGTCGAACAACTCCTGGACGCGCTGGTGCGGGTCGGGGTGCTGCCCGAACTGGTGGCGAAATCGGAGGCGCAGGCGGTGGCGGCGGAGTGGCTGGCGATCGCCCCGGCGCGCTATGCCCGCTTCCTGGACAACGCGGTCAACGGCTGCGTGATCGGCGGGCTGCCGGGCGATTTCGCCGACGACGAGCGGGTCGCCGCCGGTGCGCTGGATCTGCTGGTGATCGCCGACGCGGGCGGGTTCCCGCTGGCCGACACCCTGGCCGTGGCCGCCGGGGCCCGCAATCTGCTGTTGCTGGGCGATCCGGCGCCGTTGTCCGGCAACGGTATTCATCCCGAACCGGTACAGGAATCGGCGCTCGGCCGCCTGGTCGGCGACGCGCCCACGCTGCCCGGGGAATTCGGCTACTTCCTGGATCGCACCTGGCGGATGCATCCGCGGCTGTGCGGCCCGGTGTCGCGGCTGCGCTACGGCAATCGGCTGCGCTCGAACGAGATCGTCACGCTGGCACGCGATCTGGCCGGGGTGCCGGCGGGGGTACGGACCGCGGCGGTCCAGCATCACGGCAACAGCACCGAATCCGCCGAGGAGGCAAGGGAAATCGTGCGCCGGGTGCGCGCGCTGCTCGGCCTGCCGTGGCGGCAGGGTGCGGTGACCCGGCGGCTGCACCCGCACGACATCCTGGTGATCACGCCGTATCACGCTCAGGTGGCGCGCATCCGGACCATGTTGTCCCGCGCCCGCATCGAGGATGTACTGGTCGGCACCGCGGACCGGTTCCGCGGTCGCGAGGCGGCGGTGGTGCTGATCTCGATGACCACCTCCTCGCCCGCCGACGCACCGCACGGTATCGATGCGCTGCTGTCGCGGCACTGGCTCACCGGCGCGGTCTCGCGCGCGATGTGGACGGCGGTCATCGTGCATTCGCCGCTGCTCGCGGAATATCTGCCCGAGACCCCGGAGCAACTCGACGACCTCGCCGCCTTCCTGGAGCTGTCCGCGGGCTGAACGGCTAGCCGAAGTTGCGGCCCTCGCCGCGGTAGGTCGGCACCGGGGTACGGGCGCCGTCGGCGTCGACGAGGTGCACGGTGTCGAACCGCTCGCAGAGTTCACCGGCCTTGGCGTGCCGGAACCAGACCCGGTCGCCGATGGTGGTCAGCGCGCCGGCATTGCTCAGCGGGGTCTGCACCTCACCGGCTCCCTCGGTGCCGATGAGCTGTAATGCCTTGGGCCACACCGGCTTCGGCACCCGGGACGCACCCGCGGGGCCGGAGGCGATATAGCCGCCGGAGTAGACGGTGGCGATGCCCGGCGCCGGCAGCCGCAGCACCGGCTGCGCGAAGAACAGCGCCGGGCGCGGGTGGAAACTGCGGTAGCCGTCGAACAGCGTGGGCGCGTACAGCCCGGATCCGGCGGTCACCTCGGTCACCTCGGAGTCGGCGACGCTCACCTCGACCGAGCCGCTGCCGCCGCTGTTGACGATCTCCAGCGGGCCGGTCACCGAGCGCACCGCGTCCAGCACCTGCCGCCGCCGGCCGCCGATCTCGGCCGCCGAGGCGCGCTTGACCAGCCGCACCGCGGGGCTGGTGTCCGGCAGCCCGGCGATCTGCGCCTCGTAGGTCATGATGCCGACGACGTCGAAGCCGCGGTCGACGGCCGCTTGTGCCAGCCGCGCTGCCTGGTCGGGGGTGCGGATCGGCGAACGGCGCACGCCGAGGTGGAATCGGCCGACGCGCAGGGAGGCGTCGATGTCCAGGCAGATCCGGGGACGCACCAGGTCGGTGCCGACGGCGGCCCGGATCAGCTCCAGCTGGGCGATATCGTCGATCATCAGCGTGACGGACGCCAGCAGGGTGGCGTCGGCGCCGAATTCGGCCAGCGCGGCGCGGTGCACCGTGGGATAACCCAGGAGGACGTCGCGGGCGCCCCCGCGGACCAGCCAGATCGCCTCCGGCAGCGAATAGCCCATGATGCCGGCGAATCCACCGGCGGCGGTGAGATCGTCGCCGAGCACCTCGGCGAGGACCGCGCGGCAGCGCACCGATTTGCTGGCCACCCGGATCGGCACGCCGCGGGCGCGGCGGACCAGGTCCGCGGCATTGGCACGCAGGGCGGTGAGATCCAGCGCGGCCAGCGGCGGATCCAGATCGGCGGTCGCCGCGTGCAGGCCGGCGATCGTGGACACGTCTGTCACGAGTCCCACTGAAGCTCTGTCACGAGTCCCACTGAAGCATGAAACTGGTCATGCGTCCAGTTTCATGGGCCGGGCTGGTCAGCGGTCGACGGCCTTGGCCGACAGGCAAGTCACCAGATCGTCGAAGACCACCAGCAGGGTCTCCTCGTCGTTGGTGGCCAGCCAGCGCAGTATCGCGCCCTGCATGACCGACATGGAGTACGCGGCGATCGAATCGACCGGCTCCAGCCACTGGGTGCCCGAGCGCTGCGCGCACATGTTCAGGAAGGCCACGGCCTCGGCGTCCATATCGCGGAACCGGGCGGTGATCCCCGGATCCGAGAAACAGCTGCCGCGGTTCTCCCAGCGCCGCCGCAATGCGGCGATCGTGGACTCGTAGCCGCGGATCTGCTTCTCCGGCTCGTCGGTGATCGACGGCCAGAAGGCACTCACGCCGGCGTGGAGCAGAACCCGCAACGCCCTCGTGCCGGTGCAGTCGAGTGCTTCGGCCGCCTTCTCGACCGCGATTTCGATCGACGGCCGGGGCCGGACGATCACTTCTCTGCTTGCACTCAACGCTGACTCCCTCGGGCGGACAACTCTCGCGCACTTACCTCTTCCGAAGCACTGGCTTGCCTGCGCGTCTCAGGCGACGGGCATCGATCCTCGTTGATCGCCCCGGTCGCCAACCCGGCCGACCCGTTCACCATCCGTCAATGTTAACGATTTTTCTGGATTCGTGACCAGGATCGATACCGATAACAGACCGTAAGAATGTTTTGTTACCTATTCGGTACCCTGCCGCGACCGACCGGAGACGCGATGTCCACATTCGCGGCGAGGCGCACCGGCGCCACCTGGACAATCGTATGAAAGCGCGCAGACTACCAGACGGGCACCCCCCGTTCTGTGGCGTAGAACACATATTCCCGGTGCCGGAGGCAGGTGTCGCGCCCACTGTTTCGGGGAACGACACCCGGGCGACACCGCCGGAGACCTAGCCTGGATTGGTGAGTCACGATCAGTTCCTCCTGTCCGGCACCTTCAACTTCCGCGACGTCGGCGGGCTGCGCGCCGCCGACGGCGCGAAGGTTCGCAGCGGGGTGCTGCTGCGCTCGGCGCAGTTGACCCGGCTCGACGACGACGGCCGGGCCACCCTGCGCAAACTGGACGTCGCCACCGTGCACGATCTACGCGGCCCGACGGAGATCGAACATCTGGGCGCCGACGCGCTGCCCGACGGGGTGCGACTGGTCGTGGCGCCGTTCGACCCGAACCTCGGCCAGACGCCCCCGCACGAGATCCCGCCGCAGGAGGTCCAGGTCGCCCCGCGCGACGGCCGCCACGAGATGCAGGAGGTGTACCGCTCCTTCCCGCTGATGCCGCAGGCCGGCGTGGCCATCACCGGTATCGCCGAATCGCTGGTCCGCGCGGACGGTGCGGTGCTGGTGCACTGCGCCGCGGGTAAGGACCGCACCGGCTGGGCCGTCGCCACCCTGCTGCGCGCGGTCGGCGTGATCGAGGCCGCCACCGTCGAGGACTATCTGCGCAGCAATGCCGCCGTCGACGCGCTGCGCGAGGACGTGGCCCGCAACAGCGGCGGCAGCCTGCCGCTGGACGTGCTCGGGGTCAGCGCCGACTACCTCGCCGCCGCAACGGATTCCATGCAGACCCACTACGGCGATCTGGACGGCTACCTGGAGGCGATCGGGCTCACCGAGCAGCTGCGCACCGCACTGCGCGCGCGCCTGTTGCAGTGATCGGTCACCGCCGCGGTTCGGGGCGGGAGGTGCACCGGACCAGGCCGGTGCCATCGATGCTGACCTGGTTGCCGGTGTGGAACCAGGTTCCGGTGAACCGGGATTCGGTGGCCGCCGGATCTTTCCAGTAGCGGCGGGAGACATTCGGCCCGCGGCACAGCAATTCGCCCCGGCCGGCCTCGGCGCCCGGTCCCCACAGCGCCAGTTCCGTTCCGCCGAAAGGGAATCCGAGGATGCCGGCGCCGGGCAGCGCGGCGCCGTCGATGGTCGCCAGGCCGATACCGCTGGTCTCGGTGGCGCCCCATACCGACCACTGCCGGGCCAGCGGGAACAGCTCGCGCAACGCGGTCGCCATCCGGTCCGAGGCGTCGGCGCCCGCTCCGGGCGGTTCGGCGCGCTGCCCGGCGGTACAGATCTGCCGCACCCCCTCGGCGTGCAGTCCGGCCAGCGCGGGCAGCAGCCCGGCGAACATCCGGCGGGTCGCCGAGACCTGGTCGATCCGTTCCGCCACAACGGCTTCCGCGGCACGGGCGGGGTCGGGAGCGAGCACCACCGTGCCGCCCACGGCGAAGGTGGGCAGCAGTTGGTCCACGCATCCGCCCGCATGGGCCAGCGGCAGCAGCACCAGATTGCGCAGTCCGTCGGTGGGCAGATCCAGCGCGCCCACCATCGAGCGGATGGCCGACAGCAGATTCTCGTTGGTCAGCTCCACACCCCTCGGCGGGCCCGCGTCGCCGTCGGCGGTGTAGCACAGCAGTGCCAGCTCGGACAGGGACGCGCCGTCGTCGATGTAGGCGGCGCCGTCCGGCAGCGATCCGCCGGCCTCGAGCACGAAATCCGCGCAGCTGTCCGAGAGTACTTGGGCCGCAGCGGCTTCGGACAGCCCGTCGGGTACCAGCACCGGCACCGCGCCGGACAGCATCGCACCGAGGAAGGCGCGCACCCAGCGGGCGCCGACCGGCATCCGGATGGCGACCCGGTCGCCGTAACCGATGCCGCGTTCCTGCAGCCCGCCGGCGATCCGGGAGGCCGAATGCCACAACTGGCGATACGTCAGCCGCGGCCCGCCGATCTCGACCACGGCCTCCCGGTTGCCGAACGCGTGCACCTGGACGTCGAGCAGTTCCGTGACCGCGGGACTGAGGTTGCCGTACCGCAGCACGCCGTCGGCGCCGCGGGCAAGGGGGTTGTCGCACCATGGATCTCGCGGCACGGGGTACTCCACCAACAAGTGCGACATGCGTCCCTCCGAGTGCCTCGATGCGGCGGCACTTTCGACTATATGACGCAGATCACAGCTATGTCGGCATAGTTACGTAAAGACCATGTCACCTTCCGGTGTACTGCGCCTTGCCCGGACCGTCGGTGAGGAAACTCCGCACCGCGCCGCACAGATCCGCGGTCGCGAAGAGTTCGCCGGAGACCTCCGGGGTCACCGAATCCGCTTGCGCCACACCGCCGGAACGCCAGGCCTCGATGATCTTCTTGGTGGCCGCGTGGGCCCGGGTGGGGCCGTCGGCCAGGCGCGTCACCAGTGCGCGGGCGGCGGCGTCGACATCGTCGTGCACGGCGTTGACCACACCCCACTCGGCCAGTGTGGCCGCGCCGTAGAGATCGGCGGTCATGACCAGTTCGCGGGCGCGGCCCGAGCCGGCGCGCTCGGCCAGCCGCTGCGGGCCGCCCATCGAGGGGGTCAGGCCCACCACGGTCTCCACCAGGCCGAACTTCGCCTTCGGTGCGGCCAGGATGATGTCGCAGGCCAGGGCGATCTCGAAGGCCGCGGTCAGGGTGAGGCCGTGCGCGGCGAACACCACCGGACAGGGCAGCGCCTCGATCGGGTGGATCACGCCGGCGAACAGCCGGCGCCACAGTTGCGCGCCCTCGGCCGCACTCAGCCC
This DNA window, taken from Nocardia sp. BMG111209, encodes the following:
- a CDS encoding enoyl-CoA hydratase/isomerase family protein, which encodes MSETKPTRLERIETAGGAEVAVISVDHPPLNLFDTALLDSLAADLAALTAAPPRAVLLRADGKVVSGGVDVHVFEGLSAAEGAQLWRRLFAGVIHPIEALPCPVVFAAHGLTLTAAFEIALACDIILAAPKAKFGLVETVVGLTPSMGGPQRLAERAGSGRARELVMTADLYGAATLAEWGVVNAVHDDVDAAARALVTRLADGPTRAHAATKKIIEAWRSGGVAQADSVTPEVSGELFATADLCGAVRSFLTDGPGKAQYTGR